Within Oribacterium sp. oral taxon 102, the genomic segment TTGATCGAGATCGAACCCAGAATATTCAGATCATACAGCTCCAGGAATTCCCTGCCGAAGCCGAAGGTTCCCGACGCGGGGATCACCGGATTGTCCAGATGAATGCCGGAAAGCTCTGTGCTGATATCTACCATAGGATCTCCTCCCTATCAAAAACCGGTCCCTCCTTGCAGACCCGCTTCGCCCCGTTCCGGGTCTCCATGCTGCAGCCCATGCAGGCGCCGAAGCCGCAGCCCATCCTTGCCTCGAAGCTGAACTGCCCACCCTTCACGCGCGCAGACACCGCGCGCAGCATCGGCAGCGGTCCGCAGCAGAGCGCATAGTCATGGCTCCCCAGAATATCTGTGACGAAGCCCCTGTGCCCGTAGCTTCCGTCCACAGTCGTCACGTTGACCGGCACGCCCAGCGCACGGAACTCCCCCTCATAGAAGACATCCTCCCTGGAATTGAAGCCCAGCGCAACATAGGGATGCTTATTTTCCTGCACCAGCCGCTTGCAGAGCGCATAGAGCGGCGGCACGCCGACCCCTCCGCCCGCGAGAACCGGCCTGTCCGGCACTGCGCTGCTGTCATAGCCGTTTCCAAGTCCCGTCAGCGCCGAAAGGTAGCTTCCCCTTTCCAGATAGCTCATGTCCTCCGTGCCCTGTCCGACCACCTTGTAGATCAGTAACAGTCGATCTTTGCTCCAGTCGCAAACAGAAATCGGCCGCCGCAGATAGTGCCCCGGGAGCCGAAGCTCCACGAACTGTCCCGGCGTCCGGATCGCTTCGGTATCGCCGTCCAGCTCCATCCGGAACACATCCCGTGCGATCTCCCGGTTCGAAATAATCTTATACTCCACTTCCTTCATCTGCTCTCCTGTCCGAAATTCCTCTCTCCCTGTCATAGACCAGCCTGCCGCCGACATAGGTCTGCACAACCTCTCCCTGCACCTCCATCCCGTCAAATAGCGTGCTCCGCCCCTTGGAATAAAAGCCCCGGCTGTCCACTCTGTATATGGGGCGCAGATCAATGACAGCAAGGTCAGCATCTGCGCCTTCCTCAATATATCGCGGCCCCGGAAGGTGAAAAAGCTCCCGCGGCTTCACGGCCATCAGCTCCACCAGCCTTTCCAGCGTAATCGCCCCTGTCCCCTCAGGCGCCCGATCCACCCGGCAGCGGGCGCGTGCCGGATCCCGCCGCACCAGGTTGTGATAAAGCGCCGGAAATGCACATTCCAGTCCGACGATACCGAAGGCGGAATGATCCAGCCCTCCCGACTTCTCCTCCTCGGAATGCGGCGCATGATCCGTTATAATGCAGTCGATCGTCCCGTCCTTGATGCCCTCGAGCAGCGCGGCCCTGTCCGCAGCCTCACGGATCGGCGGATTCATACGCCAGCTCCCGTCCTCTTCGAGCTCCATATCCGTGAACATCAGGTAGTGCGGTCCTGTCTCCGCGCTCACCCGCACCCCCTCTGCCTTTGCCCGCCGAATCAGCTCCACCGATTCCTTCGTAGAAACGTGACAGACATGGTAGTGCACACCCGTCTCCCGCGCAAGTGCTATGTCCCGCTCCACCTGCTTCCATTCTGAAGCGGAATTGATCCCGATGTGATGGTGCAGCCGCGCATACACGCCTTCGTGGATGCACCCCCCCTCCTTGAGCTCTGCCTCATCCTCACAGTGGGCGACGATCGCCCGGTCGAGCTTCGCCGCACGTCGCATCGCCTCCTGCATCGTTTCTCTGTCCTGTACGCCCTTGCCGTCGTCTGTGTAAGCGACAACATAAGGAGCGATCGCTTCCAGCTCGCCAAGCTCACCTCTCCCGCTCTGGTTTCTGGTGATCGCCCCATAGGGATAGACATGTATCAGTGCATCCTGCTCGATCACCTCCAGCTCCGGCTGAAGCGTCTCCAATGTGGAGGGAGCCGGACGCAGGTTCGGCATCGCACAAACCGCGGTATAGCCGCCGTGCGCAGCCGCCGCCGTCCCGCTCCGTATCGTTTCCTTATACGAAAAACCGGGCTCGCGCAGATGCACATGCACATCTGCGAAGCCCGGAATAATAAACAATCCGTCCATATCCTGAACGGCGGCGTTCGTCTCTTCGATTTTTGAAAAACTTAACAGAACTTTTCGATCCCGGAGAAGCACATCCCGCTTTCGGAAGCCCTCTCTCGTAAAAACCGCCGCATTCTTTAGAAGTCTGTCTCTCACCGATTCCTCCTTCAAATGTGTCCGTTCGTAGTTCTGAGAGAGTATAGCACAGCGCTTTCCCGAAAGCAAGATACTGCGCAGCATTTCCCATATCATGCACGAGCCATAAAGTAAGCGTTCAGTCACCCTGTAACAGGGGGGCGGCTGAACTGCTGCATAAATCTTAATTGCTGTTTGAAATTTCACCTCGAAATTCAAAAGGCAGAACTTAATCTCTCCAAAGAAAAAGATAGCAGTTAACCCTTCTAAAAAAGAGGAATATCGGAAATTCTGTACTTGACACCGGGCTCACCCCTGCATCCGCGAGGAAGCCATAAACTCGGTCTCTCGACCGATTGCGCGTTTGGGCTCACCCCCGCATCTGCGGGGAAGCCGCTGCTCCGCTTCTTCGAAGCTCCCGCATCGCTGCCAGCTATCCGCACTTTCACAATGTTTGCACATCGCCTCGTGCTCATACCTGACAGGGAACTTATACAGTAAATCCGTGAAAGAGAAGTATCAAATTTTATGATGCAACACCAAAAAAGCTTCTGCCGGAATCCCCTCCTCTCCTGCGATCAGAAGCTTCTGCCGGAGCCGGAATGAGAGCTGCCGGAATGTCCGCTGTAGGAGCGGGAATAACTCGATTGCCCGGAGGAGGGGCTGCTTCTTTCCTCGACGATGCGGCGGGTCTTTTTCGTCACATTCAGGAAGCGGTCGGAGACCGCCCGAACCGAAACACTTCCCGGCAGAATATAGCCCGCTGCATTCTCGGCGCTCTTCGGCGTTCCCTTGTCCGTTTTCCACCATGCTCTGGCGAAAAGAATCCCGCCGGTCACAATGCCGAATAGCATAGAGGACAGCAGCGACCAGAGCCAGGAGGAGACGCTCCGCGTCACTCTGCCCGTCCGCTCCATATGCTCCAGATCCCGAAGGATCCCCTCGCCGCCTTCGTAGCAGCGTCCCTTCCGAAGCAGGGAAGCACACTTCTCCTCAATACGCACCCGGTTTACCTCTGTCATCCTCTCAGGCTCCGCTATCCCGGTACAGAGCAGCGCCGTCTCCTTGTCCGGGAAGAGCCCGGCCAGAAGACAGCTGCGATCCTCCCCTTCTCCGAAGCTGTGGTAATGGTAAAAGCTCTCCAGATATTCCGCTTCCGGGATTCCATAGGAAGAGGCATCTGTATAAAGCAGCGCTATCGTATAGCCCAGCTCTTCGGAAAGCGCCCGCGCCTGCTCTTCCAGCTCCCTTCTCTCCGTCCTTGTGAGCACTCCGCTCTCATCGATCACATATGGCGCTTCGAGCACCGCGCTGTTCTCTGCCTCCATCCCGCGATCCGGATACCAGTCCGGTGCAAAGGGAACCCCCTTCCGGCAGAGCGTCTCTCCGCTCTCGATCCAGCGGAGAATCGCCTCCTCGTATTCTCCCTCCCGCAGATACGCATACAGCACGTCATCCATCGTATCTGCGACGGACTCGGTATAGAGCGACATCATATCAGAGCCGGTGCAGCAGACCCAGCCTCCGCGATCCGTCGGATCCATATCAAGAAAGAGGCAGATGCCCTCCCGCTCGACACCGCTTCCATAGCCCGAGAAATCATAGAAGTCCGCCGCGCAGACATTCTTCCCCATCCCGTAGTCTGTGACATCCGTATAGATCACGAAGTCCTTTCCGCTGCTTTCCCTCGCAGCCGCGATAGATACAGAAATCCGCTTCTCCTCCGCTTCTGTGAGAATATCCGCATTGTCCACGACTCTCGGAGCTTCCGCATCGGAAAAAAAGACGAAGTCCTCGAGATTCTCCGGCCACCAATCCGGAAGCCGCTCCGGAACCGACAGCTCCGAACTGCCGATTCGTGTCCCGACATCTCCGGTTCTTCCCGCAGCAAATGCCGATATCCCCACGAGGAGGAAGCAGAGCAGAAGAAGCGGCATTGCCTTATGACAGGTCTTCATTCCTCTCACCTCCCCAGAAAATACTGCACGATCTTCCATAGCATCGATATCGCTCCGATTGCCAGCGCTCTGGTACAGAAGTAGCGGAGCTGAATCCCCGCATCCATCGGCAGCTTCCCCACAACCTTTCCGGTCTGCCCGTTGACCGTGAAATCATACGTCTCCCCCTTGAAATGGATCTGAAAGGTATAGACCGGGAACAGCAGATATTGCGCATTGATATGCGCCTGCAGCCTGCCGCCTGTCTCCACGGCACGCAGATAGCCTGCGCCTGCCTGCCGATCGATGCATTCCTTCATACTGCTCTGCATCCTCCGCAACGCTCTCTCACTGATGTCCTCCTTTGCCACGTCGAAACGATCCGCTGTGAAGCCTTGCAGATAATCTGTTCGGAATTCCGTCTGCGCAGAGAGATCAAAGGGCTCCAGAGAATCCATCATCGCGTCATCCAGCCTGCTGCTGGCATCCACCGGCAGTCCCCTGAATCCGATCGCGACATCTCGCAGCAGCTCATAGTTATGGTATTCCGTAACCTCGCATTTTCCTCTCCAATAGGATCTGGTCTTCGTGGCATAGAACTGCTTCCTGCCGGACAGCCCTCCATCGAAGACCCAGAACGGAACGTAAACCCCTGTGACCTTTCCCATCCGGCTCTCGGAGAAGAAGTCCTTCGGCAGCAATATCCGGTTCTTGTAGAAGCCTGCCATCGCCGCAGGGAGCTGCTCCGGAGTAATCCGGAAGGGGATCAGCCCATTCGGGCGCAGAGCCCCGCTGACCTTATCCGTGAGAATGATATTATTGCCGCAGTAGGGACAGCGCAGCGAGAACTGCTCCGCCGCAGCCAAAACCTCCGCGCCGCAGGAGACGCAGTTGTAAACCGGAAGCTGCGCTGCATCCAGCGCGGCCGCCCGTTCACCCAGACCGGCAAAATCAAAGCCTTCGATCTCCGCCTCCTGCGCCTCCGGCTTCCTGATCTTCTTCGGCACTTCCGGCTTTTCGGAGATCTCCAGAACCGTGCCGCAGAAGTCACAAATCTTTTTTCCGCTTGCCGGATCGTAGCGAAGCGGCGCCGTACAGTTCGGGCATTTCTCTTCTAT encodes:
- a CDS encoding dihydroorotase; translation: MRDRLLKNAAVFTREGFRKRDVLLRDRKVLLSFSKIEETNAAVQDMDGLFIIPGFADVHVHLREPGFSYKETIRSGTAAAAHGGYTAVCAMPNLRPAPSTLETLQPELEVIEQDALIHVYPYGAITRNQSGRGELGELEAIAPYVVAYTDDGKGVQDRETMQEAMRRAAKLDRAIVAHCEDEAELKEGGCIHEGVYARLHHHIGINSASEWKQVERDIALARETGVHYHVCHVSTKESVELIRRAKAEGVRVSAETGPHYLMFTDMELEEDGSWRMNPPIREAADRAALLEGIKDGTIDCIITDHAPHSEEEKSGGLDHSAFGIVGLECAFPALYHNLVRRDPARARCRVDRAPEGTGAITLERLVELMAVKPRELFHLPGPRYIEEGADADLAVIDLRPIYRVDSRGFYSKGRSTLFDGMEVQGEVVQTYVGGRLVYDRERGISDRRADEGSGV
- a CDS encoding TFIIB-type zinc ribbon-containing protein, which encodes MSVIEEKCPNCTAPLRYDPASGKKICDFCGTVLEISEKPEVPKKIRKPEAQEAEIEGFDFAGLGERAAALDAAQLPVYNCVSCGAEVLAAAEQFSLRCPYCGNNIILTDKVSGALRPNGLIPFRITPEQLPAAMAGFYKNRILLPKDFFSESRMGKVTGVYVPFWVFDGGLSGRKQFYATKTRSYWRGKCEVTEYHNYELLRDVAIGFRGLPVDASSRLDDAMMDSLEPFDLSAQTEFRTDYLQGFTADRFDVAKEDISERALRRMQSSMKECIDRQAGAGYLRAVETGGRLQAHINAQYLLFPVYTFQIHFKGETYDFTVNGQTGKVVGKLPMDAGIQLRYFCTRALAIGAISMLWKIVQYFLGR
- a CDS encoding TPM domain-containing protein; the encoded protein is MKTCHKAMPLLLLCFLLVGISAFAAGRTGDVGTRIGSSELSVPERLPDWWPENLEDFVFFSDAEAPRVVDNADILTEAEEKRISVSIAAARESSGKDFVIYTDVTDYGMGKNVCAADFYDFSGYGSGVEREGICLFLDMDPTDRGGWVCCTGSDMMSLYTESVADTMDDVLYAYLREGEYEEAILRWIESGETLCRKGVPFAPDWYPDRGMEAENSAVLEAPYVIDESGVLTRTERRELEEQARALSEELGYTIALLYTDASSYGIPEAEYLESFYHYHSFGEGEDRSCLLAGLFPDKETALLCTGIAEPERMTEVNRVRIEEKCASLLRKGRCYEGGEGILRDLEHMERTGRVTRSVSSWLWSLLSSMLFGIVTGGILFARAWWKTDKGTPKSAENAAGYILPGSVSVRAVSDRFLNVTKKTRRIVEERSSPSSGQSSYSRSYSGHSGSSHSGSGRSF
- a CDS encoding dihydroorotate dehydrogenase electron transfer subunit; the encoded protein is MKEVEYKIISNREIARDVFRMELDGDTEAIRTPGQFVELRLPGHYLRRPISVCDWSKDRLLLIYKVVGQGTEDMSYLERGSYLSALTGLGNGYDSSAVPDRPVLAGGGVGVPPLYALCKRLVQENKHPYVALGFNSREDVFYEGEFRALGVPVNVTTVDGSYGHRGFVTDILGSHDYALCCGPLPMLRAVSARVKGGQFSFEARMGCGFGACMGCSMETRNGAKRVCKEGPVFDREEILW